In a single window of the Methylophaga frappieri genome:
- the zntR gene encoding Zn(2+)-responsive transcriptional regulator has product MKISEFSTLSGVPVDTLRYYEKIGLLKAETRSNSGYRDYGDASLETVRFILSAKSLGFTLETIQKLLQIQVNKQDASCEDVKQFVADQLELVNQRLAELQKIKQAMQRLHGACCGGKENASYCSILQALEAGNV; this is encoded by the coding sequence ATGAAAATCAGTGAATTTTCGACCCTGAGCGGTGTGCCGGTTGATACGCTACGCTATTACGAAAAAATTGGTTTATTAAAAGCCGAAACACGGAGCAATAGTGGTTATCGGGATTATGGCGATGCCAGTCTGGAAACCGTTCGTTTCATTTTAAGTGCCAAAAGTCTGGGGTTTACGCTGGAAACCATTCAAAAGCTGCTGCAAATTCAAGTGAACAAACAGGATGCCTCCTGTGAGGATGTCAAACAATTCGTTGCAGATCAGCTTGAGTTGGTAAATCAGCGTTTAGCTGAATTACAAAAAATCAAACAGGCCATGCAACGGTTGCATGGTGCCTGCTGTGGCGGCAAGGAAAATGCCAGCTATTGTTCCATTTTACAGGCGCTGGAGGCTGGCAATGTTTAA
- a CDS encoding SO_0444 family Cu/Zn efflux transporter, with the protein MFNTMMAHLSLVGSQLLELFVISAPWLLLGFFMAACIKAFVKTETLYRYLGGTGFGVSVKAALIGAPLPLCSCGVVPAALGLRASGASKNATVSFLVATPETGVDSVSFTYALMGPIMAIVRPIAAIFSAIVSGLLVGKAEQHAAQVERTDHKKAGGSCCSSQKTVPQPPNYRQKLQEGLRFAFGKMLRDVVVWLMLGLLVAALVQSYLPEDFFTALGDGFLSMLLMAVIGIPMYVCATGSTPIAAGFLLSGLSPGAVLVFMLLGPASNIGTLMIVKNELGARAVTAYLIGITLSAFTFGFLLNYLTAYFGWDFMSALQTHDHAMTTWWEWVAALVLAMVIAKALFDKVLPAKQAH; encoded by the coding sequence ATGTTTAATACCATGATGGCACATTTAAGTTTGGTCGGCTCGCAACTGCTGGAACTGTTTGTCATTTCTGCCCCTTGGTTATTGCTGGGCTTTTTTATGGCCGCCTGTATTAAAGCGTTTGTCAAAACTGAAACCCTGTATCGGTATTTGGGCGGAACTGGGTTCGGGGTGAGCGTGAAAGCGGCTTTAATCGGTGCGCCGTTGCCGTTGTGTTCCTGTGGCGTGGTTCCTGCCGCTTTGGGGTTGCGTGCTTCGGGGGCGTCCAAAAATGCCACCGTTTCTTTTTTGGTCGCCACACCGGAAACCGGCGTGGATTCGGTGAGCTTTACCTACGCATTAATGGGACCAATCATGGCGATAGTGCGGCCGATTGCTGCCATATTCAGCGCCATTGTCTCGGGACTTTTGGTGGGGAAAGCGGAACAGCATGCAGCGCAAGTTGAGCGCACTGATCATAAAAAAGCGGGTGGCAGTTGCTGCTCTTCCCAAAAAACCGTCCCGCAACCGCCAAACTATCGACAAAAATTGCAGGAGGGGTTGCGCTTTGCCTTTGGCAAAATGCTGCGTGATGTCGTTGTTTGGCTAATGCTGGGCTTACTGGTGGCGGCGTTGGTACAAAGTTACTTGCCTGAAGACTTTTTCACGGCTTTAGGTGATGGCTTTCTGTCTATGTTATTGATGGCCGTGATTGGTATTCCCATGTATGTCTGCGCCACCGGCTCCACCCCCATCGCCGCCGGTTTTTTACTGTCTGGCTTATCACCCGGCGCCGTGCTGGTCTTTATGTTACTTGGTCCCGCTTCAAACATTGGCACCTTGATGATTGTTAAAAATGAATTGGGCGCCAGAGCGGTAACCGCCTATTTGATCGGTATTACCCTCAGCGCCTTTACGTTCGGGTTTTTACTAAATTATTTAACTGCCTATTTTGGCTGGGATTTTATGTCCGCACTGCAAACCCATGATCATGCCATGACCACGTGGTGGGAATGGGTGGCCGCGTTAGTATTGGCGATGGTCATCGCAAAAGCCCTGTTCGATAAAGTGTTGCCAGCAAAGCAGGCGCATTAA
- a CDS encoding TonB-dependent siderophore receptor encodes MRSNPTFLAASISLLIAQSAFAEVDTQNNQQNPSTTSETVSLPTMGVSGTGFISSEATGEYTTARTNTATRLGLSLRETPQSVTIISRQVIDDFQLETITDVVKTATGVSSKMLDSSRQSFSARGFAITNLMIDGVPTTWEGGYSAGETQTDTAIFDRVEIVRGATGLMTGAGNPSAAINLVRKRADSREFQGHAIVSAGSWDKYQGTVDISTPLNEAGTIRGRLVGSYRQGHSFEDLLEDERQVFFGTMGFDLTDRTLLNIGVSHQKHDPTSSMWGGLPTWFSDGSRTNWNRSKTTAADWSKWGSDVTNYYANLEHVFESGASIYAAYSKSINEGDLRLLYLSGSPDRVTGEGLRASNSWYDTEREQDNVDIYGNVPFSLFGREHEVTIGMMHSDQDFVADRRPATNPAPVGNFYQWDGSYPEPVWGPKATYVSQDTEQTGFYAVSRLSLADPLTLILGSRITDWEISGMQWNGSLYEFEHSDEVTPYAGLIYDFNDVYSAYVSYTDIFNPQNLQDKNGDYLDPIEGKNYEAGLKAAYLDGRLNASFSVFRIEQDNLGQVDPNNLVPGSINQQAYTPAEGATSKGFEIELAGALTENWNVLLGWSQFRAEDANGDTVNTSYPRRTATLYTTYQIQNLTFGAGVNWESSNYTIANNPLGNPDKLKQESYALANLMARYQITPDLQAQLNVNNLFDEKYYSQIGFYSQYAYGAPRNVTASLRYDF; translated from the coding sequence ATGCGTTCTAACCCGACTTTTCTGGCCGCATCAATCAGTTTACTTATTGCTCAGTCTGCTTTTGCCGAGGTCGACACACAAAATAATCAACAGAATCCGTCAACTACCTCTGAGACAGTTTCTTTGCCAACGATGGGCGTATCTGGCACAGGGTTTATCAGTAGCGAAGCGACAGGTGAGTACACTACCGCCCGAACCAATACAGCGACTCGTTTGGGTTTGTCACTTCGAGAAACGCCGCAGTCTGTCACCATTATTTCACGTCAGGTGATAGATGACTTCCAGCTGGAAACTATTACTGATGTCGTTAAAACGGCAACGGGCGTGTCTTCAAAAATGTTAGACAGTTCACGTCAAAGCTTCTCTGCACGGGGTTTTGCAATCACAAATTTGATGATTGATGGTGTTCCAACCACCTGGGAAGGCGGTTATTCTGCTGGCGAAACACAAACGGATACGGCCATCTTCGATCGGGTTGAAATCGTGCGGGGGGCAACGGGTCTGATGACGGGGGCCGGCAACCCTTCGGCGGCGATTAATCTGGTGCGTAAACGGGCAGATAGTCGTGAGTTCCAGGGGCATGCGATCGTGTCAGCGGGTTCGTGGGATAAATATCAGGGAACGGTTGATATCTCGACGCCATTAAACGAAGCAGGCACGATTCGGGGTCGTCTCGTTGGTAGCTATCGCCAAGGCCATTCTTTTGAAGATTTACTCGAAGATGAGCGTCAAGTTTTCTTTGGCACAATGGGGTTTGATCTGACGGATCGAACCTTATTGAATATTGGTGTCAGTCATCAAAAACATGATCCGACCAGCTCAATGTGGGGTGGTTTGCCAACATGGTTTAGTGATGGCAGCCGTACAAACTGGAATCGTTCTAAAACGACTGCGGCGGATTGGAGCAAGTGGGGCTCTGATGTGACAAATTATTATGCGAATCTCGAGCATGTATTTGAATCAGGCGCCTCGATCTACGCCGCCTACAGTAAAAGTATCAATGAAGGTGACTTGCGGCTGTTGTATTTGAGTGGTTCACCAGATCGCGTTACCGGTGAAGGGTTGCGAGCCAGTAATAGCTGGTATGACACTGAACGTGAACAGGATAACGTTGATATTTATGGCAATGTGCCTTTTTCGTTATTTGGTCGTGAGCATGAAGTCACTATCGGGATGATGCATAGTGATCAGGACTTTGTTGCTGATCGCCGTCCGGCAACGAATCCAGCACCGGTTGGCAACTTTTACCAATGGGATGGCAGCTATCCGGAACCTGTATGGGGTCCCAAAGCAACCTATGTTAGCCAGGATACGGAGCAAACGGGTTTTTATGCCGTATCGCGCTTATCTTTAGCGGATCCGCTGACCTTGATTTTGGGTAGCCGTATTACCGATTGGGAAATATCTGGCATGCAATGGAATGGCAGTCTGTACGAGTTTGAGCATAGTGATGAAGTCACGCCTTATGCGGGTCTGATTTATGACTTCAACGATGTTTACTCAGCATATGTCAGCTATACCGATATTTTTAATCCGCAAAACTTGCAAGATAAAAATGGCGATTACCTGGATCCTATCGAGGGCAAAAATTACGAAGCAGGGTTGAAAGCGGCTTATCTAGATGGCCGTTTGAATGCGAGCTTCTCGGTTTTCCGGATCGAACAAGACAACCTGGGACAAGTTGATCCGAATAATCTGGTGCCCGGTTCAATTAATCAACAAGCCTATACTCCAGCCGAGGGTGCAACCAGTAAAGGCTTTGAGATCGAACTGGCGGGGGCACTAACTGAAAACTGGAATGTCTTATTGGGGTGGTCACAATTTCGCGCTGAAGATGCTAACGGTGACACAGTCAATACGTCTTATCCACGTCGTACAGCAACCCTTTATACCACCTACCAGATTCAGAATTTGACTTTTGGTGCGGGTGTGAACTGGGAAAGCAGCAATTACACAATTGCCAATAACCCCTTGGGTAACCCAGACAAACTCAAGCAAGAAAGTTACGCTCTGGCAAATTTAATGGCCCGCTATCAGATTACGCCAGATCTGCAGGCCCAGTTGAATGTAAATAATCTGTTTGATGAAAAATATTACAGTCAGATCGGTTTTTACAGTCAGTATGCGTATGGTGCACCGAGAAATGTGACCGCGAGTTTGCGCTATGACTTTTAA